CAACTTGCCGACGCTCTCGGCCGACTGTTTCCGAAGAGCCATGTGGCCGTGCTCAACAAAGGCGTCAACGGCGAGCAGACGGCGGACATGCTCTCCCGCCTCGATCGTGACGTGCTCGCGGAGCATCCGGACCTCGTCATTTGGCAAAGCGGAAGCAATGAGATTCTCGCCAAAAGCGATCCGGCTGTATTTCGCCGTCAGATGCTCGACGGATTGGCACGACTCAAGTCGGCGGGCGTCGAGGTCGTTTTGATGGATGCTCAATTTGCCCCGCGCATTCTTGAAAATCCCGATTACGGGGCATTCAACGAAGCGCTTCGCGAGATCGCACATCGCGGACGTATTGCAATGTTCGATCGCTTCGAGGTTATGCGCTCCTGGCTCGCATCGGGCAAGGAAGACGAGGCGACTTTCGTCGCCAAGGACCAATTGCACATGACTGACGCCGGCTATCGCTGCGTCGGCCAACTCCTTGCGCATGCTATCGCATCCCAACCCTCCGCCGTGGCCGTGCGCTAGTGTGGTGGATTTGAACCGGAAATTCGCTCATCGTCCCGTGCCTGGATGCTGCGAATTTCGGATTTGCCACACTTGGCTGCGGAAAGGTTAGGTCGTTCCGCGGTACCTCCTCGACCTTATTCGGCCGACGGGGCGCGGCGACTTCAAATTCAATCGTCCAGGACCTAAACGGCACCTTGAGCTCGAGCGGCAGCGACCTCATCGGCGTCGAAGCCCAGCTCAGCGAGAATTTCGTCCGTATGCTCGCCGAGCAGCGGCGAACGCCTGACTTCCGTCGAGCTTGCCGACAGCTTGATCGGATTCCCGACTGTTAGATACTTGCCCCTTGTCGGATGGTCGACTTCGACGACGGTACCTGTCGCACGCAAGGATTGCTCCTCGGCGAGCTCCTTCATGGACAGAATGGGGCCGCACGGGATGTCGTACTTGTTCAGGATTTCCATCGCCTCGAACTTGGTTTTTGTCATCGTCCACTGTTCGATCGTGGCGAAGATTTCCATGAGTCTGGGAAGGCGGGCAACAGGCTTTGCGTAGTCGGGATGCGTGATCCACTCTTCCTTACCGATCACTTTGCAGATCGCCTCCCAAACGGGCGCCTGTGTGATGAAATAGATGTAGGCGTTGGGATCGGTCTCCCAGCCCTTGCATTTCAGAATCCAGCCGGGCTGGCCACCCCCTGACGCATTGCCGGCGCGTGGCACCGATTTGCCAAACCGACCATTGGGGTGCTGAGGGTATTCGGTCAATTTGCCGTTACGCGCGAGGCGCTGTTGGTCGCGCAGTTTCACGCGGCAGAGATTGAGCACACCGTCCTGCATGGCGCACAGCACCTTCTGGCCTTTTCCGTTCATTGTGCGCTGATAGAGGGCGGCCACGATGCCAAGTGCCAGGTTAAGGCCCGTGCCGCTATCGCCGATTTGAGCGCCGGTGACCAAGGGCGGCCCATCGTCGAAGCCTGTCGTCGAGGCGGAACCCCCCGCGCATTGCGCGACGTTTTCATAGACCTTGCAGTCTTCGTAGGGACCGGGGCCGAAGCCTTTGACCGACGCGAGAATCATGCGCGGATTGAGCGATTGAATTCGTGCCCATGTAAGCCCCATTCGATCGAGCGCACCGGGGGCGAAGTTCTCGACCAAAACGTCACAATGGCGCACAAGAGCTTCGAGCACTTTTCGGCCCGCCGGATTCTTGGCGTCGAGCGTAATCGAACGCTTGTTGTGGTTCAGCATGGTAAAGTAGAGGCTGTCCACGTCGGGAATGTCGCGTAATTGGCCGCGCGTGATATCGCCCACGCCCGGCCGTTCCACCTTGATCACGTCGGCGCCCAGCCAAGCGAGAAGTTGCGTGCATGTCGGGCCCGATTGCACATGGGTCATGTCGAGAATGCGAACGCCGTCGAGCGCTCGCTCGCCTTTGCCGCGCCGGGCTTTCACGACCTTTTCGCGCGAGGCGCGCGGCGCTTTAGCGACTTTGCGCGCCGCATTGTTTTTCGCCCGTGCTCGCACGACGGTTTTGGCGCGCATCTTTTTTGCGACCAGGCGCTTGGTGGTTGCGCTTCTCTTGGGCTTAGCGGAAGCCTTCGCTTTGGCCATGGGTTTCCTCTTGGAACGAGCTTATCGGCGTCGAGTCGAGAGGTACGGCGCATCAGGAATTTCCGGCGCAACCCCTACCCGCATCATTTGTACATTGTTTGATTCTTGGTGCCCGGCGCGTAGACATCGGGATCGACCCAGATGTTGATGAGTGCGGGTACCCCAGACTTGACCGCCTGCCGGCCGCGCTCGAGGGCGGCACGAATCTGGTTCGGATCGCGCACCTCCTCGCCGTATCCGCCAAGCATTTCGGCGAACTTCGAGAAAGGCACGTCACCAAGCTTGTTGCCCACATTGCCTCGGTTCTCGCCGTATTTCGCAATCTGTCCATACCTGATCTGGTTCATCGCCGAGTTGTTGCCGATGACACCCAGGAACGGCAGCTTGAAGCGAATGCAGGTTTCGAGATCGAAGCCCGTCATCGCGAATGCCCCATCGCCGAAGTAACAGAGTACTTCCTTGCCGGGATGCGCGAATTTGGCGGCCATGGCGAACGGCACGCCGACGCCGAGGGTGCCGAGTGGGCCGGGGTCCATCCAGTGACCCGGCTGGCGCGGCTGCACGGCCTGTGCGGTGATCGTAACGACGTCGCCGCCGTCGCCAATGTAGATTGTGTCCTCGGTCATGAACTCGTTGATTTCCCAGGCCACGCGATAGGGATTGATCGGTGTGGCGTCCGATTTGAAATCCTTCATGAATTTTTCGACACCCACGACCTCGCCCTTGGCCAGTTCGTCGAGCCAGGCCTTGCGACGCCTAGCGCCGTTGTCTGTGCGTCCCGTCGTCGCATCGGTCACTGCCTTCAAGATGACGCCGCAATCGCCGACCAGTCCGAGGTCGATGTCCCGATTCTTGCCGACGGTGCGGTAGTCGAGATCGATCTGTACGACCGTCGCGTTCGGGTTGAGGCGCCGCCCGTAGCCCATCCGGAAGTCGAAGGGTGTACCGACGATGATGATCAGATCGGCCTTATCGAAGGCAAAAGCACGCGTCTTCGAGAAGTGGTGTGGATCGCCCGGCGGCAGTGTCCCGCGTCCTGCACCGTTCATATAGGCAGGCACGTTGAGCTTGCGCACGAACTCGATCGCATCCTTGGCGGCCCTGCAGGTCCACACTTGCGAGCCGAGCAGGATGCAGGGGCGTTCGGACTTCACGACGAGGTCGGCAAGCTTTTGGATTTCGGCGGACTCGGGCATGAGGCGCGTCGAGGCGCGGTATTTGCCCGGCGCAGGAATTCGCGCCTTTGAAATTTCGATCTGCGCGTCGAGCACGTCGCGCGGAATTTCGAGAAATGCGGGGCCGGGTGCCCCGTTCATCGTCTCCCGGAAGGCCATGCTGACCATGTCCGCAATGCGCGCGGTCGACTGCACGCTCGAAGCGAACTTGGTGATCGGCTGCATGATGTCGACGTGGGGCAGGTCCTGAAGGCCACCCATCTTATGCTGGGTGAGGGCGCTCTGGCCGCCGATGAGGAGGAACGGACTTTCCGCGCGAAAGGCGTTGGCCACACCCGTAACGGCGTCCGTCGTGCCGGGACCTGCCGTCACCACGGCGCAGCCGGGCCGGCCGGTCATGCGGGCATAGCCATCGGCCGCGTGCGCCGCAACTTGCTCATGGCGCACGTCGATGATCTTTATCCCTTCATCGAGGCAGCCGTCGTAAATATCGATGATGTGGCCGCCACAGAGGGTAAAGATCACCTCGATCCCTTCGGCCTTGAGCGCCTTCGCGACGAGATGGCCGCCCGAGATCTTTTCGGCCGGCGACTGTGCCGTTGCAAGCTTCTTTGCTGCTTCCGCCATGGGCTTCCTCCGCTTTGCCGGTCGGTTCTTGCCGCTCGGCCTTTTCGTTTTGCTTACTCAGTCGAGATAGTGGACGTTCTTCTCCACGTGTGAGGCGAGGTCGAGCGTGTGCTTGCGAGCCAGCCCCTCCGCGAGTTCCGTATCCCGCGACTCGAGTGCCCGAATGATCGCAAGATGATCGATGATCGAGCGTTCCGCACGATGATCCTCATGGATCGTCTTGTGACGGATCGCGCGCATATGAATGAAGAGATTCTCCGCCATCTGGCAGAGGAGTTCGCAACGGCTCATGCGCAGGATCGCAGTATGGAATTTGATGTTCGTTTCGGAATACTCGTCAATGTGCGCGCTGATCCGGCCTCCTTCGAAGGTCGCGAACATCTGGCGTAACGTCGCGATCTCCTCGTCGCTCGCGCGTTCGGTGACGAGTCGTGCTGCCATGCCTTCGAGGGCGGCCCACACGGTAATCATCTCGAGAATTTCGCGCTTGGATTTGCGGACGACGAAAACCCCTTTGCGTGGTGCTGTACGAACGAGACCTTCTTGCTCGAGCCGAGCGATCGCCTCCCGGATCGGCGTGCGGCTGACGCCAAGTTCAAGCGAAAGTTGACGTTCGTCGAGCCGCGGCTCGCCGGGCTCGGCATAGATGTTCATTTGCGTGATTGCTTGCTTGAGCGCCTCGTAGATCTTGTCCTTGAGGACAAAATTAAGCTCGATCGGCTGCACCTTGAGCGTCGCACTTACCATTGCAGTCCCCTCTCATTGCGCGCCAAACGGTTGTGATCGAGGTATCGTTAGCAAAGAAGATCGCTACACCCCCGGGGCCGAATCTTTATTCTGGAATACATTATGCCAAGAGGCCTGCATGTGCAAGCGGCGTAAGGCGCCAGAAGGTCGCTATGGCGAGTTGGGGGCATAGAACGACCGCTTGAGAGCCTATGATGCCGCCGCGTTGCCCCGCTCGCTAATTTGGCATACTTTATTCCAGTCCTTGATGCGCGTCGCGAGGCGCAGCTATAAGGTGCAAGCCGATGGGCGTCGCCTGATGCCGGCGAATGACGGTTGCGTATCGAAGTAACCTGATCCTTGCGGTGCGGCTGAGGTTTGATCACGCGAACCATACGCGCTTAAGAAAAGAAGACGAAGGTCGAGGAAGATGCCCGAAGAAAATCAGCAAGTTCGGAAATACGCCCACCCGGGAAGCGGGCGGCGCGGTGCCAAGGCCTTCCCGAAGGGCCGGCAAGTCGACCCCACCGCCCTGAAGGACGTTCGCACGCTACTCGCGGATCGTCCCCGTCAACGCGATTTGCTGATCGAATATCTGCACCTGATCCAGGACGAATTCCACCATTTGAGCGCGCGCCATCTCGCGGCCTTGGCGGCGGAGATGCAGCTTGCCCAAGCAGAGGTCTATGAGGTCGCGACGTTCTACGCACATTTCGATGTCGTGCTCGAGGACGAAACGCCGCCGCCCGCACTTACCGTCCGCGTCTGCGACAGCGTGAGCTGCGAACTCATGGGTGCCAAGAAACTCCTCGCCGAGTTGCCCAAGGCTGTCGGCCGCGATGTGCGCGTCATCCGCGCCCCGTGCATGGGCCACTGCGATACCGCACCCGTCGCCGAAATTGGCCATCGACATTTCGATCGGGCAAGTGTGGAAGAGCTCGTGAAGGCGGTTCGGGCGAAGAACACTCATCC
This portion of the Alphaproteobacteria bacterium genome encodes:
- the frc gene encoding formyl-CoA transferase, with product MAKAKASAKPKRSATTKRLVAKKMRAKTVVRARAKNNAARKVAKAPRASREKVVKARRGKGERALDGVRILDMTHVQSGPTCTQLLAWLGADVIKVERPGVGDITRGQLRDIPDVDSLYFTMLNHNKRSITLDAKNPAGRKVLEALVRHCDVLVENFAPGALDRMGLTWARIQSLNPRMILASVKGFGPGPYEDCKVYENVAQCAGGSASTTGFDDGPPLVTGAQIGDSGTGLNLALGIVAALYQRTMNGKGQKVLCAMQDGVLNLCRVKLRDQQRLARNGKLTEYPQHPNGRFGKSVPRAGNASGGGQPGWILKCKGWETDPNAYIYFITQAPVWEAICKVIGKEEWITHPDYAKPVARLPRLMEIFATIEQWTMTKTKFEAMEILNKYDIPCGPILSMKELAEEQSLRATGTVVEVDHPTRGKYLTVGNPIKLSASSTEVRRSPLLGEHTDEILAELGFDADEVAAARAQGAV
- a CDS encoding thiamine pyrophosphate-binding protein, with the translated sequence MAEAAKKLATAQSPAEKISGGHLVAKALKAEGIEVIFTLCGGHIIDIYDGCLDEGIKIIDVRHEQVAAHAADGYARMTGRPGCAVVTAGPGTTDAVTGVANAFRAESPFLLIGGQSALTQHKMGGLQDLPHVDIMQPITKFASSVQSTARIADMVSMAFRETMNGAPGPAFLEIPRDVLDAQIEISKARIPAPGKYRASTRLMPESAEIQKLADLVVKSERPCILLGSQVWTCRAAKDAIEFVRKLNVPAYMNGAGRGTLPPGDPHHFSKTRAFAFDKADLIIIVGTPFDFRMGYGRRLNPNATVVQIDLDYRTVGKNRDIDLGLVGDCGVILKAVTDATTGRTDNGARRRKAWLDELAKGEVVGVEKFMKDFKSDATPINPYRVAWEINEFMTEDTIYIGDGGDVVTITAQAVQPRQPGHWMDPGPLGTLGVGVPFAMAAKFAHPGKEVLCYFGDGAFAMTGFDLETCIRFKLPFLGVIGNNSAMNQIRYGQIAKYGENRGNVGNKLGDVPFSKFAEMLGGYGEEVRDPNQIRAALERGRQAVKSGVPALINIWVDPDVYAPGTKNQTMYK
- a CDS encoding GntR family transcriptional regulator; this encodes MVSATLKVQPIELNFVLKDKIYEALKQAITQMNIYAEPGEPRLDERQLSLELGVSRTPIREAIARLEQEGLVRTAPRKGVFVVRKSKREILEMITVWAALEGMAARLVTERASDEEIATLRQMFATFEGGRISAHIDEYSETNIKFHTAILRMSRCELLCQMAENLFIHMRAIRHKTIHEDHRAERSIIDHLAIIRALESRDTELAEGLARKHTLDLASHVEKNVHYLD
- a CDS encoding SGNH/GDSL hydrolase family protein, with protein sequence MSTRVRKYLAPAFACIALLALGLPTRAAGISDECKTPSPALDLGATLPHTLTRLVNGRPVKIVAFGSSSTAGAGASDAGHAYPSQLADALGRLFPKSHVAVLNKGVNGEQTADMLSRLDRDVLAEHPDLVIWQSGSNEILAKSDPAVFRRQMLDGLARLKSAGVEVVLMDAQFAPRILENPDYGAFNEALREIAHRGRIAMFDRFEVMRSWLASGKEDEATFVAKDQLHMTDAGYRCVGQLLAHAIASQPSAVAVR